One Misgurnus anguillicaudatus chromosome 22, ASM2758022v2, whole genome shotgun sequence DNA segment encodes these proteins:
- the LOC129439621 gene encoding uncharacterized protein → MANSKAVVPVNNSQWSPSFVEDLLPAAQKTALLYHLSYLCLANFPNLERIIRARAVETQLLFGSSDATMLKCILTSENLVQSLFPMLRKAVEKNKPILAVKYLAKAREWIKDIIKDVDRIVEKYDLHNKDVATSTSDVIKEKTDTEQKMTEKSEELKQFEERLNNLKAKHKQASKELAETEQKINAKSHEIQEFAQSITKTSTGLGIFAALVPFIGPLVKSIHDAVKDPENAATMKALEAELNILIADKTALKQKEWELELQIIDWQMQVSKTSFEHSSIPDPIHLIEVQSSLSKIQAILIQLKNFWENVAQMLDYLEQKTFVGEELIEDLSELKEEFLESIKAAAEAWGSFGEGCKKASVIFKLNTKDAYKFLEVSPSSLSKEEWAKEYESVKELLEELSPPKQVTDPETPAIEN, encoded by the exons ATGGCTAACAGTAAAG CTGTGGTACCTGTAAACAATTCTCAATGGAGCCCATCATTCGTGGAGGATCTTCTCCCTGCTGCACAGAAGACGGCACTGCTGTACCATCTCTCGTATCTGTGCCTGGCCAACTTCCCCAACCTGGAGAGGATCATCAGGGCTCGGGCTGTGGAAACCCAGCTTCTGTTTGGCTCCTCTGATGCAACCATGCTGAAG tgcattttgaCCAGTGAAAACCTGGTTCAGTCACTGTTTCCCATGCTGAGGAAAGCTGTGGAGAAAAATAAGCCGATTTTGGCTGTCAAATACCTAGCAAAAGCACGAGAATGGATCAAGGACATTATCAAAGATGTGGACAGGATCGTGGAAAA GTATGATTTACACAACAAAGATGTTGCAACATCCACCAGTGATGTTATCAAGGAAAAAACAGATACAGAGcaaaagatgacagaaaaaagtGAGGAGTTGAAGCAGTTTGAAGAACGTCTGAATAATTTGAAAGCTAAACACAAACAAGCCAGCAAGGAGCTTGCTGAAACCgagcaaaaaataaatgccaAAAGTCACGAGATACAAGAATTTGCACAATCCATAACCAAAACCAGTACAGGCCTCGGCATCTTCGCTGCGCTTGTTCCATTCATTGGGCCGCTTGTAAAAAGCATTCATGATGCTGTAAAAGATCCTGAAAACGCAGCAACAATGAAGGCTCTTGAAGCTGAACTGAACATCTTAATCGCTGACAAGACTGCTCTGAAACAAAAGGAGTGGGAGCTCGAACTCCAAATCATTGACTGGCAGATGCAGGTCTCCAAAACCAGTTTTGAGCACA GTTCCATACCCGACCCAATCCATCTAATTGAGGTTCAGAGTAGCTTGTCAAAAATTCAGGCAATTCTCATTCAGCTGAAAAACTTCTGGGAGAATGTTGCTCAAATGCTGGACTACTTGGAACAAAAGACCTTTGTTGGAGAAGAGCTTATCGAGGACCTTTCTGAACTGAAAGAGGAATTTCTAGAGTCCATTAAAGCAGCTGCAGAG GCTTGGGGCTCATTTGGTGAGGGCTGTAAAAAAGCATCTGTCATCTTTAAACTTAACACCAAAGATGCTTACAAGTTTCTAGAGGTCAGTCCTTCCTCTCTTTCCAAAGAGGAATGGGCTAAAGAGTATGAAAGTGTAAAGGAACTACTTGAGGAATTAAGCCCACCAAAACAAGTGACAGATCCTGAAACGCCTGCCATTGAAAACTGA
- the gdnfb gene encoding glial cell line-derived neurotrophic factor, translating to MKVWAVMLVWALTLSCVSTTPLVLQNPKRTSQSRPSEPHKNLDLISHRSQRNAYSQDPFRPHANKHLDQPAHSDIIYRMKRSPKQRGAKRKRPSGEKKGRGAGVCALRRVQMKVSDLGLGYKSQEELIYSYCSGVCINSLTNYDKILNSLTANDKTHLLYSPPTACCRPIEFDDDLSFLDDNLIYHTMERHSARKCGCV from the exons ATGAAGGTCTGGGCTGTGATGTTGGTCTGGGCATTAACTCTAAGCTGTGTGTCCACCACACCGCTGGTTCTCCAGAACCCAAAGCGAACCTCACAATCTCGCCCATCAGAACCACACAAAAATCTGGATCTCATTTCTCACAGATCACAGAGAAACGCTTACAGTCAAGATCCTTTCAGACCTCACGCGAACAAACATCTGGACCAACCGGCACACTcag ATATCATTTACAGAATGAAAAGATCTCCAAAACAGAGAGGTGCAAAACGTAAGAGACCGAGCGGTGAGAAGAAAGGAAGAGGAGCGGGAGTTTGTGCTCTCAGACGGGTTCAGATGAAAGTTTCTGATCTGGGTTTGGGCTACAAGAGTCAAGAAGAGCTGATCTACAGTTACTGCAGTGGTGTGTGTATAAACTCTCTCACAAACTATGACAAAATCCTCAACAGCCTCACAGCCAACGATAAAACCCACTTGCTTTACTCCCCTCCCACCGCCTGCTGTCGACCAATCGAATTTGATGATGACCTGTCATTTTTGGATGACAACTTGATATATCACACCATGGAGAGGCATTCGGCACGGAAATGTGGATGTGTCTAG